The genomic window GCAAGTCCGGGGATCTGCCCATTGATGACGCTGATGGTCTGCGCCTGGACTTTGAAATCGACGCTGGCGATCGCGCCGAACATGGTCGCCTCGTATCGAGTCGATGAATTGGTGCCGTAACGGCTGAAGGCATAGAACCAGCCGGAATTGGCGGTGACGCTCTGGGTGATCCGGCGATAGGAACCGGGGTTGCCGCCCAGCGGAATCTGGCTGGGAGTGCTGGTGCCGCTGCCGACAATTTCAAAGCCCCATTCACTCGGATTGAATATGCCGTCCTCGAACTCCACGGTGTCGGCGAGGGCGACTGCGGGCAGGGCCGGCGCGGCCAAAAGGCAAAGCAGACTGGCCACGCGAAGGAGGCGGAGGCGACTTGAAACGAAGTTGCGACTGTCTTTCATGGTGATCTTTCGAAATGGATCTTGGAACAAAAGTTTGCATCAATTCATCAATGTTGATTTCAGAGTCACTCGCACGCGCCGAAGCTCAGCAGCACCAGCCCGATGTCGCCGCCGTCGACCTCGCCCGATTCATCAAGATCGGTCGTGCAACCGGGGCACGGTCCGAAGTCCAGCAGCACCAGACCGATGTCGCCGCCGTCGACCTCTCCCGAGCCGTCGAGATCGCCGAAGCATGGAGGCGGCGCGATGTTCACCGTCACCTGGTAGTTGTCGTACTCGAAGACGCCGCCCGTGGAGGCGCCGTTGAAGCTTCCATTGATCGAGACGAAGCCGAATCGAATCGGGGCGCCGGAGTTGGAGAAGTCCAGCGATTCACCGCCAATGCCATTGATGCAGGTGAAGTCCGCGGGGATGAGTCCGCTGTGGCTGTAGGTGGTCCACGAGCCGGCAAACTGGCTGAAGAACTGGTTCTGCACGAAGATCAGTCCGCCCTGCTTGATGCCCATCGAAAGGTCCGGAACGATGCCGTTGAGGACGCTGACCGTCTGCGCCTGGATGGAAAAATCCACGCTCTCGATCGCGCCCTGAGCCGAGGGGACATACCGCGTCGACTGGTTGGTGCCGAATTTGCTGAAGGCGAAGAACCAGCCCGTGTCGGGATCGACTGCCTGGACAATGCGGCGAAAGGCTCCCGGATTGCCGCCGCTGGTGACCTGGCTCGGCGTGCTCTCGCCGCTGCCCACGACCTCGAAACCCCAGCCGGCCGTCGGGAAGGTGTCGTCGGAGAAGACCACGGAGTCCGCGGCCGCGGTTGGAGCCAGCGCCAGCATGGAGGCCACGGCGCAGAACATCGACATCTTGTTGCGTGAATTCATCTTGCTCTCCTTGATGTGAAATCGAAAGAAAAGCTCACCCGGGATCGAGGAAGCTCAAGTGCAGTTCGGCATGGCGAAAGTGAAGCTGGTTCCATTCATCGTGGGTGAACTTGCCGAACACGACGCTCGGGACCCGCTTGGACTCGCTCTTCTGGCGATGGATGGCGCTGCGGAGCGCGTTCAATCCATCCTGCGTGGAGGTCGGTCCGAAGACCAGCTCCGCGGCCGCGTTGGGCGGCAGCGTGAACCCCGCCGACATGTGACGCAGCACGCGCTTCTTCATCAGCGGCCCGATCAATTTCACGAACCAGGGCGGCTGGGACTTGGCGCCGTCGATCGACATGTTCATGGCATAGGCCAGGTGGGCGAAGACCTGCCCCGGCGACCAGTTCCCGAGCTGCTTGACGCTGCGGGCGGCGGCGATGCGCTCAGCTTCCTTCAGGATCTGATCGAGAGACTCAAACTTGAGTTCGCGCCGACCCTTGACCTTGCCGGTGACGACCGGAGCGCCCTGGGGTGGCCCCGAGTGAGTGCCCGATGTCGGCCGATCCAAGGTCGATGTCGCCATGGGGAAATCCTATCGAAACAACAAGATCGGTTCAATACACAAAAGGCACGAGCCGCTTGGTGTTCCCCATGTATTCGAGGTATTCGGCGCCGAGTGCCCTGAGCAACGCTCGCTCCTCCACCGAAATGCGCCACAGGAAGACTGCGACGATCGGCGCCACGAGCACGATCGTCGCCGCCCAATTGAAGAGCAGCAGACCAAGACCGAAGGCGATCAGGAGCACGCCGGTGTAGCTCGGATGCCTCACAAATGTGTATGGACCATCGCGCACGACGCGGTGGTCCGCAGCGATCGCCACATCCACGGTGAAGAAACGGCCCAAGTGGAAGATGGACCACCACCGAAGAATGGCCCCGCCCAGGAAGAGCGAGGCGGCAAGCCAGTACACCGTGCTGGAATAATCGAAGTCGAACTGCGGCAGCCAGTGCGAAATGCGAATCGCTCCGTAGATCGACGCGGCGATGGCGATCCACAGCATGAAGAGCGAGCCCTTGTCCTTGGTCGTGGCGGATGAGCCGGCGCGCTTGAACAGGGCCAGTGCGATCTCCGAGAGACCGAAGGCCATGAAAAAATAGCTTGTTGCTAGGTGCGGCATGGATCTCGTTGGGCGGGACGCTTGCCCTTTGCGCTCACGCCTTTCGATAGAGGCCGTGCTGGTAGTAGAGCCAGGGCAAGGCCGGCGCCGAGCGGACCAGGGTCCAGCCGCTCGAGGGGCGCATGCGCTCCTCGTAGCGCTTGCGGGCTTCGCGCAGCGCCGCGTCGTCGAAGATGTCGATGACCTCGGTCAGCAGTCCGGTGGACATCGCCGCCTTGATCTCGGTCGGGTTGGCCTCCACGATGCCGATGCTCTCGGGGGAATACTTGCCGACGGTGTTCTTGGAGTAGAACCACTGCGCGGAGCGGTCGATCAGCTCGAAGTAGCTCTGGATGACCTCGCGGTCCATCTCCGCCATCGAGTTGATGTTCATGAGGAGGTCGTGCGGCGGGATCCCGGAGGCCTGCTCGGCCTGGACGAATTCGAGCTTGCGGAAGTCCTCGGGGCGCAGGACCCGCTTCAGGTAGCGCTGCGAGAGCGCCAGGCATTCGGGCAAATCGATGATCGTGTAGCGCGTCAGCTGCGGACGCGTGACCAGCAGGACATGGGCGGTGCGGCCGAAGCCGGCGCCGATCTCGCCGATCGATGCAACGCCGGCGAGATCCTTCTCCAGGAAGAGGACCTCCTCAATGGACTGCAGATAGTCAAGATCCACCGCCATTCCGCGGGCCTTCACCGTGACCGGCGCGCCGACGGAAGTGTCCAGCATCTTGTGGATCTCGAAGAAGCGCTCCGGCATTCCAACGAGCATGTTGAAAAGCACCGTCTTGTAGTTGCGCTGGTTGCGCGCCACCGGATCCCAGGAGGAAAGGCGGTTGTTGAGCGTGCCGGGACGGCGGAAGGTGGCCAGGTCGATGGTCTGCGCCTGCGCGAAGACCCCCTTCTGCAGCCCCTGCCACAGCGCGCTGGCCCGGAAGTTGTCGCTCGTCCGCGTCATGCGTGTGGATGGTAATGCATCGGCCGCGAATCACGGCGCGGCGGGAGGCATTTCCGCGGGCTCCTCGGGCGCCGCCGCCCCCAGCAGCGTGCGCTCGCGGTTCTCCACGAATTGCTGCAGATAGAGCGTGCGATAGCGGCCATGCGCCCGCATGAGCTCCGCGTGCGTGCCGCTCTCCACGATCTCCCCCTGGTCCACCATCAGGATCTTGCTGGCATGGCGGATGGTGGAGAGGCGGTGCGCGATGATGAAGCTGATGCGCTCCGCGAGCACGCGCTCCACGGCGCGCTGGATCTGCCGCTCGGTCTCGCTGTCCACGCTGCTGGTGGCCTCGTCGAGCACGAAGACATCGGGATCCTTCAGGAAGGCGCGGGCCAGGCTCAGCAACTGCCGCTGCCCCAGGCTCAGGCGTTCGCCCCCCTCGCCCACCACGCAGTTCCACGTGTCCTCGAGCCGCCTGACGAAATCATCGGCGCCGACGGCGCGGGCCGCGGCCATCACCTGCTCGTCGGTCGCTTCCAATTTCCCGTAGCGGATGTTCTCCATCACGCTGACATTGCGAAGCCAGGGGCTCTGCTGCACCACGCCCAGGCGCCCCTGGTGCCAGCTCAGGGCGCGCTCGCGCATGTCCACGCCGTCCAGCAGAATGCGCCCGCTGGTCGGCTCGTAGAAGCGCCCGGCCAGGTTGACGATCGTGGTCTTGCCGGCGCCGGTGGCGCCGACCAGCGCGATCGACTCGCCGGCGCGGACCTCCAGCGAGAAGTCCTTGAGCACCGGCTCGCCCACCACGTAGCCGAAGCTGACATGGTCGAAAGTGATGCAGCGGATGCGCGGCGGCCCGCCGTCATTGGCCTCGCCCG from Planctomycetota bacterium includes these protein-coding regions:
- a CDS encoding DUF1569 domain-containing protein, which produces MATSTLDRPTSGTHSGPPQGAPVVTGKVKGRRELKFESLDQILKEAERIAAARSVKQLGNWSPGQVFAHLAYAMNMSIDGAKSQPPWFVKLIGPLMKKRVLRHMSAGFTLPPNAAAELVFGPTSTQDGLNALRSAIHRQKSESKRVPSVVFGKFTHDEWNQLHFRHAELHLSFLDPG
- a CDS encoding putative sugar O-methyltransferase; translated protein: MTRTSDNFRASALWQGLQKGVFAQAQTIDLATFRRPGTLNNRLSSWDPVARNQRNYKTVLFNMLVGMPERFFEIHKMLDTSVGAPVTVKARGMAVDLDYLQSIEEVLFLEKDLAGVASIGEIGAGFGRTAHVLLVTRPQLTRYTIIDLPECLALSQRYLKRVLRPEDFRKLEFVQAEQASGIPPHDLLMNINSMAEMDREVIQSYFELIDRSAQWFYSKNTVGKYSPESIGIVEANPTEIKAAMSTGLLTEVIDIFDDAALREARKRYEERMRPSSGWTLVRSAPALPWLYYQHGLYRKA
- a CDS encoding isoprenylcysteine carboxylmethyltransferase family protein — its product is MPHLATSYFFMAFGLSEIALALFKRAGSSATTKDKGSLFMLWIAIAASIYGAIRISHWLPQFDFDYSSTVYWLAASLFLGGAILRWWSIFHLGRFFTVDVAIAADHRVVRDGPYTFVRHPSYTGVLLIAFGLGLLLFNWAATIVLVAPIVAVFLWRISVEERALLRALGAEYLEYMGNTKRLVPFVY